A region of Streptomyces halobius DNA encodes the following proteins:
- the bioD gene encoding dethiobiotin synthase, whose product MSVLFVTGTGTEIGKTVTTAAIAAAALGSGRSVAVLKPAQTGVSAGERGDAAEVERLAGPVTAVELARYPDPLAPATAARRAGLPSVGPVEIAETAAKLAASHDLVLVEGAGGLLVRFDADGNTLADAARRADAPVLMVAQAGLGTLNATALTALALRSYGLDSPGVVIGSWPATPGLAARCNLADLPDAAGAPLLGLVPEGSGALPPTDFRTAAPGWLAPELGGSGGFRVSG is encoded by the coding sequence ATGTCGGTACTGTTCGTGACGGGCACGGGCACAGAGATCGGCAAGACCGTGACCACGGCCGCGATCGCCGCGGCGGCGCTCGGCAGCGGACGTTCGGTGGCGGTGCTCAAACCGGCCCAGACCGGGGTCTCCGCGGGGGAACGGGGCGACGCGGCGGAGGTCGAGCGGCTGGCCGGCCCGGTCACCGCGGTCGAACTGGCCCGCTACCCGGACCCGTTGGCGCCCGCGACGGCGGCCCGGCGGGCCGGGCTGCCATCGGTCGGCCCCGTGGAGATCGCCGAGACCGCCGCCAAACTGGCCGCCTCGCACGACCTGGTCCTGGTCGAGGGCGCGGGCGGTCTGCTCGTCCGCTTCGACGCGGACGGCAACACCCTCGCCGACGCCGCACGACGCGCGGACGCCCCCGTCCTGATGGTCGCCCAGGCCGGCCTCGGCACCCTCAACGCCACCGCCCTCACCGCGCTGGCCCTGCGCTCGTACGGCCTCGACTCCCCCGGCGTCGTCATCGGCAGCTGGCCCGCCACCCCGGGCCTCGCGGCCCGCTGCAACCTGGCCGACCTCCCGGACGCCGCCGGCGCCCCGCTCCTCGGCCTGGTCCCGGAGGGCTCCGGCGCACTGCCGCCGACCGACTTCCGTACGGCGGCCCCGGGTTGGCTGGCGCCGGAGCTGGGTGGGTCGGGCGGTTTCCGCGTTTCTGGGTGA
- a CDS encoding class I SAM-dependent methyltransferase: protein MLRHRRRPPETVHHPVFARFYAHCCGPSVDRRAGVAALRDELLAGASGRAIEVGAGSGLNFPHYPGTVSEVVAIEPESTLREVARTAAAHAGVPVDVVPGVAEALPVKSEAFDTAVVSLVLCSVRDVRRALVELRRVLRPGGELRFFEHGRAAGRGLAAVQWSLDRTVWPLLMGGCHTWRDPLGEIRAAGFEVVRVRRLKVPERGPTLPSSPAVLGMAVRPPE from the coding sequence ATGCTGCGGCACAGGAGGCGTCCACCGGAGACCGTGCACCATCCGGTCTTCGCCCGCTTCTACGCGCATTGCTGCGGGCCGTCCGTGGACCGGCGGGCCGGGGTGGCGGCGCTCCGGGACGAGTTGCTGGCGGGGGCCTCGGGGCGGGCCATTGAGGTGGGCGCGGGCAGTGGGCTGAACTTTCCGCACTACCCGGGGACCGTGTCGGAAGTCGTGGCGATCGAGCCGGAGTCCACGCTGCGCGAGGTGGCGCGGACGGCGGCGGCGCATGCCGGGGTGCCGGTGGATGTGGTGCCGGGAGTGGCGGAGGCGCTGCCGGTGAAGAGCGAGGCGTTCGATACGGCGGTGGTGTCGCTGGTGCTGTGTTCCGTACGGGATGTGCGGCGGGCGCTGGTGGAGTTGCGGCGGGTGCTGCGTCCGGGCGGTGAGCTGCGGTTCTTCGAGCACGGTCGGGCCGCGGGGCGGGGGCTGGCGGCGGTGCAGTGGTCGCTGGACCGGACGGTCTGGCCGCTGTTGATGGGCGGCTGTCACACATGGCGGGATCCGCTGGGCGAGATCCGGGCGGCGGGGTTCGAGGTGGTGCGCGTGCGGCGGCTGAAGGTGCCGGAGCGCGGTCCGACGCTGCCCTCGTCGCCGGCGGTGCTGGGGATGGCGGTCCGCCCACCGGAGTGA
- a CDS encoding fic family toxin-antitoxin system, toxin component: MTLRIDLAWLLLIAEQHTPGDPQVTDWGALVAAVSRHEAEIFGAPVYTDPPERAAALVQLLLRVPALERSNAVFATAVAYGYLIASGLKITTSAERVRDLARLVKEGTADVHAIADELRTWTG; encoded by the coding sequence GTGACACTGCGCATCGACCTCGCCTGGCTCCTTCTGATCGCCGAACAGCACACCCCCGGAGACCCCCAGGTCACCGACTGGGGCGCCCTGGTGGCCGCCGTCAGCCGCCATGAAGCGGAGATATTCGGCGCCCCCGTCTACACCGACCCGCCGGAACGCGCCGCAGCACTCGTCCAACTCCTCCTCCGAGTACCGGCGTTGGAACGCTCGAACGCGGTGTTCGCGACCGCCGTCGCCTACGGTTACCTCATCGCGAGCGGCCTGAAGATCACCACCTCCGCCGAACGGGTCCGCGACCTCGCCCGACTCGTCAAGGAGGGCACGGCGGACGTCCATGCCATCGCGGACGAGCTGCGCACATGGACGGGGTGA
- a CDS encoding toxin-antitoxin system HicB family antitoxin, with protein MAKTQLNVRVDEATAEAARERALQRGVSMNRYIEELVLKDAGEVGQTFVDAAADFMKRYEHVFAEEFGPEPGVGRGRAATPAREGQPGAT; from the coding sequence GTGGCGAAGACGCAACTGAACGTCCGCGTGGACGAAGCCACCGCCGAAGCGGCGCGAGAGCGCGCCCTGCAGCGGGGAGTGAGCATGAACCGCTATATCGAGGAGCTCGTCCTCAAGGACGCCGGAGAGGTCGGCCAGACCTTCGTCGACGCCGCCGCCGACTTCATGAAGCGGTACGAACACGTCTTCGCCGAGGAGTTCGGCCCGGAACCGGGCGTCGGCCGCGGCCGCGCGGCCACCCCGGCCCGGGAAGGACAGCCGGGCGCGACGTGA